Sequence from the Leptolyngbya boryana PCC 6306 genome:
GGAGCAAGGCAAGGTTAAAGTGGCAATGACATTGGAGCAGTGGGAAGAGTTAGCGATCGCCGTCAATGTTTCTCTGAGCGATCTTCATTCGAGAATTCGCAAACTGCATCAAAAGACTGCTGAATGAAGCGATCGCACAGTCCCCGGTATCGACTGCTCAAATTTCCAGAAGTTCTATAACTTAATCGCAGTCGAAATTTGAAAGGGATGAGCAAAGCAACGGAACCCCATAGGAATTAATTCCACTCGATGCCTTCGAGTCCTAAAATTCAAACCGGAACTGTATGATTCTGATTCCAAATTAGTTTGTGTTTTGTAAGGAAAGTGAGTCATTGTGGGAGCAACCGCCTAAGCTGAAAGAGATGCCCGACGGAGGAATAGCCTCTATGAGCGCCCGCAAGCAACGCAGCACGGCTGGAGATAAAACGATTTGCCTGCCAATAGCTGATGATGTGAACTACAACCAACTGGTTGAGGATACGAAAGGGTTCCGCGCCTACCTGGATGGCGTGATTGCCACGCATCCGGAGTTGTTTCCAGCAGGGATTGAAGAGGGCTATTGCTTTCATGGGTTTGTGGAGTCGGGCAAACTGCACCTGAGTACACGCCGGATTCGGTTGAAGTGCAATGGGCAAGCGTATCAGATTCGACCGGACACGGTGATGCCCTACATGATCGGCAAGACCGAGGAGGTCGAGAAAGGACTCTACTTACGCCGCTACGGGGTGCCGTATGAGGGCATTGCCCATGTGTTGGGGCATTCGGCGATGTACTGGTTTAACGCGACGCAAGCGTTAGGACGCCCCTCGATGGTGGGCAGTACGGTGAAAGACCCCGAACGGCTCCCCCCCATCTGAGTGCCGACGAAAAGCATAGCTGGTGGCGGGGAAACCGGATTTACATCGCCGTAACCGCCGCGC
This genomic interval carries:
- a CDS encoding helix-turn-helix transcriptional regulator; protein product: MAIMARQIVNNQWLRQLRHEANWTQEQLAVRIGVASSTLRSWEQGKVKVAMTLEQWEELAIAVNVSLSDLHSRIRKLHQKTAE